The segment CGATCGTTGTTCAGAAAACGATAGAGCCCTTCGAGCTCGCCCTCGGTGACCATCGCCTTCGGAAAACTGGCTGTCGGGTCGGCGGAGATCGTCCGCACGATCCGAGCCAATCGCTTGTTCAGCCGGACGTCACCCAGCTCCGCTCCTTCGAACTCTCCATCTACCTCGACGAGTGGCGGCTCGCGAATCAAGCCGCTCTCCCGAAAGCAAACAGGCTTCGCACATGCTTGTTGAAGAACGAACCCTTGGACTCAGCCTTCAGGAAGTCCTCGAACGTCTCCTTCGGAACGTCCACGAAGCGGTACACCGCGCCAGATTGAAACTCGATCTCCAGCGCCCGACTCTCCAAGCAGTAGCCGATTGAATTGATGACTGAAGAAACAACGGTGAACCTCGCAAGCGGTCCTGCAATCATACACACACGATCGGCGCTCAATGATCTGCGCGCGATCCGACGGATGATCGATGCCGCACGCGTCCGAGATGTGTAGGATCTTCAGGTC is part of the Thermodesulfobacteriota bacterium genome and harbors:
- a CDS encoding KTSC domain-containing protein, with amino-acid sequence MIAGPLARFTVVSSVINSIGYCLESRALEIEFQSGAVYRFVDVPKETFEDFLKAESKGSFFNKHVRSLFAFGRAA